The proteins below are encoded in one region of Triticum aestivum cultivar Chinese Spring chromosome 1B, IWGSC CS RefSeq v2.1, whole genome shotgun sequence:
- the LOC123097489 gene encoding LRR receptor-like serine/threonine-protein kinase IOS1 has protein sequence MEAPTPRSRDMTARWLFLFLLGVAGSAVLQVHGQADSLGFISIDCGLPGKTGYIDSTTKLSYATDAGFTNTGTNHNISAEYVTPTTGKIWRSVRSFPDGLRNCYTLRSLVPGLKYLIRALFKHGNYDGRLNRWPIFDIHIGVNYWQTVNITDGDMPVIAEIITVISGDSVQVCLVNTGSGTPFISSLELRPLKNKLYPQSDMSQALVLATRANVGASANLRYPDDPHDRIWISLNVPSWMAISTTKEVQNSVIDFFEVPSTVTQTGVTSINSSTPIIFFWDVTSAKDSMPGYVFMLYMAELQHLPSNALRQFYVKLNDKPWDTKPRGLKYLETTVLYNEKPDYASQQYIFSLEATTNSTLPPILNALEIFSVVPTTGLATTTQEISAMTTIRDMYQVKKNWMGDPCAPKNFAWNGLHCGYAVSRPPTITGLNLSSSGLSGNISSSFASLKGLQYLDLSGNNLMGSIPDTLSQLSSLTLLDLTGNQLTGSIPSGLLKRTQDDSLTLRYGNNPNLCSNGNSCQPPKKKPRSMVVVHIVVPIFVVLIIVLLSILLLCMRKRRQGTTTNSVRPQNESIDNYGHTSLRLESRRFTYSELEVITNGFQRVVGRGGFGKVYDGFLEDGTQVAVKLRSESSNQGVQEFLAEAQSLAKIHHKNLVSMFGYCKEREYMALVYEYMSEGALDEHLRGKDNNTRTLSWRQRLLIALESAQGLEYLHKGCNPPLIHRDVKTSNILLNTNLEAKIADFGLLKAFNNDSDTHVSTARVVGTPGYVDPEYYATFQLTSKSDVFSFGVVLLEIVTGQPSIPNDPEPTSIIQWARQRLARGNIEAVVDIHMHGDHDVNSVWKVADTALKCTAQAPEQRPTMTDVVALLHECLELEDARNHMNARFYTAGSDTNLNNYSQYDTGMSTDVSQSRTALEAEHFDRVPRMSDGPAVR, from the exons ATGGAGGCACCAACGCCGAGATCAAGAGACATGACGGCACGGTGGCTGTTCTTGTTTCTTCTCGGTGTCGCCGGCAGCGCGGTTCTTCAAGTCCATGGGCAGGCCGATAGCTTAG GTTTCATAAGCATAGACTGCGGTCTTCCGGGGAAAACGGGCTACATAGACAGCACCACCAAGCTCTCCTACGCCACAGACGCCGGCTTCACTAACACCGGCACCAACCACAACATCTCGGCCGAGTATGTCACACCGACGACGGGCAAGATCTGGCGCAGCGTGCGCAGCTTCCCCGATGGCCTGCGAAACTGCTACACACTCCGCTCCCTCGTGCCGGGGCTCAAGTATCTCATCCGGGCGCTATTCAAGCACGGCAACTACGACGGGCGCCTCAACAGGTGGCCCATCTTCGACATCCACATAGGCGTCAACTATTGGCAGACCGTGAACATCACAGACGGTGACATGCCTGTAATCGCCGAGATCATCACCGTCATCTCTGGTGACTCCGTTCAAGTGTGCCTCGTCAACACTGGCTCTGGGACGCCGTTCATCTCCAGCCTCGAGCTGAGGCCTCTCAAGAACAAGCTCTACCCACAATCAGATATGTCTCAGGCGCTGGTTCTTGCCACCAGGGCCAATGTCGGCGCAAGCGCGAACCTTAG GTACCCAGACGATCCACACGACCGTATATGGATCTCATTGAACGTGCCATCCTGGATGGCGATCTCAACCACTAAGGAGGTGCAGAACAGTGTCATTGACTTTTTTGAGGTGCCGTCGACCGTGACACAGACCGGAGTCACGTCCATCAACTCCTCCACGCCCATCATTTTCTTCTGGGACGTAACCAGCGCCAAAGATTCAATGCCCGG GTATGTTTTCATGTTATACATGGCAGAGCTGCAACACCTTCCCAGCAACGCCCTCCGCCAATTCTACGTCAAGCTCAATGACAAGCCCTGGGACACGAAACCTCGCGGCCTGAAGTACCTCGAGACGACCGTACTCTATAACGAAAAACCCGACTATGCCTCCCAACAATACATCTTCTCATTGGAGGCCACAACCAACTCCACGCTCCCGCCAATCCTCAACGCTTTGGAGATCTTTTCGGTCGTCCCCACCACTGGCTTAGCCACCACCACTCAGGAAA TTTCTGCCATGACAACCATCAGAGACATGTACCAGGTGAAAAAGAACTGGATGGGTGATCCGTGCGCCCCCAAGAATTTTGCGTGGAATGGATTGCATTGTGGCTATGCTGTTTCTAGGCCACCAACTATCACAGGCTT GAATTTATCTTCCAGTGGTCTGAGTGGCAACATCTCATCTTCTTTCGCAAGTCTCAAAGGTTTACAATACTT GGATTTGTCAGGTAACAATCTGATGGGCTCCATTCCCGACACCCTTTCGCAGTTGTCGTCCCTCACACTTCT AGATTTGACAGGCAATCAACTCACTGGATCAATTCCTTCCGGGCTGCTGAAGAGAACTCAAGATGACTCCCTAACACTTAG ATATGGTAATAATCCAAACCTTTGCAGTAATGGCAACTCATGTCAGCCTCCGAAAAAGAAGCCCAGATCTATGGTTGTTGTCCATATAGTTGTTCCCATATTTGTAGTACTGATAATTGTGCTTCTGTCTATACTACTCCTTTGCATGCGAAAGAGAAGGCAAG GAACAACAACAAATAGTGTCAGGCCACAGAACGAGTCTATTGACAACTATGGACACACCTCGTTGCGACTCGAAAGTCGCCGATTTACGTACAGTGAATTAGAGGTCATCACGAATGGCTTCCAACGAGTGGTGGGCCGAGGAGGATTTGGGAAAGTCTATGATGGCTTCTTGGAGGATGGCACCCAAGTGGCTGTCAAACTGCGGTCTGAATCTTCCAACCAAGGCGTACAAGAATTCCTCGCAGAG GCTCAGAGCTTGGCTAAAATTCATCATAAGAATCTTGTGTCAATGTTTGGCTACTGCAAGGAGAGAGAGTACATGGCTCTTGTGTACGAGTACATGTCTGAAGGAGCCCTGGACGAACATCTTAGAG GTAAAGACAACAACACTAGAACTTTATCCTGGAGACAGAGACTTCTAATTGCCCTAGAATCTGCACAAG GGCTTGAGTATCTGCACAAGGGGTGCAATCCACCCCTCATTCACAGGGACGTGAAGACGTCCAACATTTTGCTAAATACAAATTTGGAGGCAAAAATCGCCGATTTCGGATTGCTCAAGGCTTTCAATAACGACAGTGATACCCATGTTTCCACGGCCAGGGTGGTTGGCACACCCGGCTATGTTGACCCCGA GTACTACGCCACGTTTCAGCTGACCAGCAAGAGTGACGTGTTTAGCTTCGGTGTAGTGCTACTGGAAATAGTCACAGGGCAACCATCCATCCCAAATGACCCTGAGCCGACGAGTATCATCCAGTGGGCACGTCAACGCCTTGCCCGTGGCAATATTGAGGCCGTagtggacatacacatgcacggtgACCACGACGTAAACAGCGTATGGAAAGTTGCGGATACTGCCCTGAAATGCACCGCACAGGCGCCGGAGCAACGACCCACAATGACTGACGTCGTGGCTTTGCTGCATGAGTGCCTTGAGCTTGAGGATGCGCGTAACCACATGAATGCAAGGTTCTACACTGCCGGGAGCGACACTAACTTGAACAATTATAGTCAATACGACACTGGCATGTCCACGGATGTGAGCCAAAGCAGGACTGCATTAGAGGCGGAGCATTTCGATAGAGTACCAAGAATGTCTGATGGTCCAGCTGTGAGGTGA